A genome region from Tolypothrix sp. PCC 7712 includes the following:
- a CDS encoding ATP-binding cassette domain-containing protein, with protein sequence MPENHQIAVEFRDVTFSRNHRPLVSHLNFSIRQGEALVLLGRSGSGKTTTMKLINHLFTPTTGEVLFDGIPTTQWDEIKLRRKIGYVIQEIGLFPHFTVERNVGLVPTLEGWKPKQIKTRVYELLHLVGLEPEQFAGRYPHELSGGQRQRVGVARALAADPPVLLMDEPFGALDPITRLEIQQEFRRLQQDLGKTVVFVTHDIQEAFVLASRIGLMYGGELVVLGTKDEFMLSSHPESLAFLQCLHSLQDNL encoded by the coding sequence ATGCCAGAAAATCACCAAATCGCTGTTGAATTCCGTGATGTCACCTTTAGCCGTAACCATCGCCCTTTGGTATCCCATCTCAATTTCTCGATTCGCCAGGGAGAAGCATTAGTATTGCTGGGGCGCAGTGGTAGCGGTAAAACCACGACTATGAAATTGATTAATCACCTGTTCACACCTACCACAGGGGAAGTGTTATTTGATGGTATCCCGACAACGCAATGGGACGAAATTAAACTACGGCGTAAGATTGGTTATGTAATTCAAGAAATTGGTTTATTTCCCCATTTCACCGTAGAACGCAATGTAGGTTTAGTTCCGACTTTGGAAGGTTGGAAACCAAAACAAATTAAAACCAGGGTTTATGAGTTATTGCACTTGGTAGGTTTAGAACCAGAACAATTTGCTGGGCGTTATCCCCACGAACTGTCGGGGGGACAAAGGCAAAGGGTGGGCGTAGCTAGGGCGCTAGCAGCCGATCCGCCTGTATTATTAATGGATGAACCATTTGGCGCACTCGATCCGATTACTAGGCTGGAAATTCAGCAAGAGTTTCGCCGCTTACAACAAGACTTAGGCAAAACCGTGGTGTTTGTCACCCATGACATTCAAGAAGCATTTGTGTTGGCATCACGAATTGGTTTAATGTATGGGGGAGAATTGGTAGTATTAGGGACAAAGGATGAATTTATGTTATCCTCACATCCTGAAAGTTTAGCTTTCCTCCAATGTCTGCATTCTCTGCAAGACAATTTATGA